In Aegilops tauschii subsp. strangulata cultivar AL8/78 chromosome 3, Aet v6.0, whole genome shotgun sequence, one genomic interval encodes:
- the LOC109787005 gene encoding fruit bromelain-like gives MTGHTITFSMSRCSSVALCVLLATSCLMLAGCSSESLPTSDDLPRERSDIGIDDHHDLMMDRFHVWMTAQNRSYSTSDEKARRFEVYKSNMRYIEAVNADATTSGLTYELGEGPFTDLTDEEFMVLYTGQIPEDDKEIITTHVGPVNGAEGVTVYANFSARVPSSVDWRKRGAVTPVKDQGECGSCWAFAAVGAIEGLHKIKRGTLVSLSEQQLVDCDSFDGGCNGGRASRAFQWIQQNGGITTTSSYGYKAATGRCRTNRKPAAKITGSGRVESNSEVSLRNAVANRPIAVSIASSGSHFHHYKGGIFNGPCSSTKLTHAVTVVGYGRQAQDGAKYWIVKNSWGVTWGDKGYMLMKRGTTNPSGQCGIATRPVFPLMKVRESTD, from the exons ATGACTGGTCACACGATCACGTTCTCCATGTCTAGGTGCTCTTCAGTAGCGCTATGTGTGCTCCTTGCCACCAGCTGCCTCATGCTAGCCGGCTGCTCCTCTGAGTCGTTGCCGACAAGCGATGATCTTCCCCGTGAGCGCTCCGACATCGGCATCGACGACCACCATGATCTGATGATGGACCGTTTCCACGTGTGGATGACGGCGCAGAACAGATCCTACTCCACCTCCGATGAGAAGGCTCGCCGGTTTGAGGTatacaagagcaacatgaggtacATAGAGGCTGTGAATGCTGATGCGACTACCTCTGGGCTCACGTACGAGCTTGGAGAGGGTCCCTTCACCGACCTTACAGATGAAGAGTTCATGGTGCTTTATACCGGGCAGATTCCAGAGGATGACAAGGAGATTATCACCACCCATGTTGGCCCTGTCAATGGCGC TGAGGGTGTCACTGTGTACGCCAACTTCTCGGCTAGGGTGCCGAGTAGCGTGGACTGGAGGAAGAGAGGCGCCGTCACCCCAGTTAAAGACCAAGGGGAATGCG GATCTTGCTGGGCATTCGCCGCCGTGGGTGCAATCGAAGGACTACACAAGATCAAGAGAGGGACCCTGGTGTCTCTGTCGGAGCAACAACTAGTAGACTGCGATTCCTTTGACGGTGGTTGCAATGGTGGCCGGGCTAGCAGAGCTTTCCAGTGGATCCAGCAGAATGGAGGGATCACCACCACATCCTCCTACGGATACAAGGCAGCCACTGGTCGGTGCAGAACGAACCGTAAGCCGGCCGCAAAGATCACTGGCTCCGGGAGAGTCGAGAGCAACAGCGAGGTGTCGCTGAGGAACGCTGTGGCTAACCGACCTATAGCCGTTTCGATCGCGTCAAGTGGCAGCCACTTCCACCACTACAAGGGAGGCATCTTCAACGGGCCATGTAGCAGCACGAAACTGACCCATGCCGTCACCGTAGTAGGCTATGGGCGACAGGCACAAGATGGTGCCAAGTATTGGATCGTGAAGAACTCGTGGGGGGTGACATGGGGCGACAAAGGTTACATGCTAATGAAGAGGGGCACAACGAATCCATCAGGTCAGTGTGGCATTGCGACACGCCCAGTCTTTCCCCTTATGAAAGTAAGAGAATCGACTGATTAA
- the LOC109787004 gene encoding uncharacterized protein: MESADWSSLPADLVRRIADGFLATSDLDYYMDLRAVCHSWRTATDDPKGTPDPRFRPRHWVSIDSSRSNTHLLVNTATGRFLRKELPVLRDYFIDSTTPDGLLVLMDDKSPHSFSVLNSFTGYSLRFAAPQPDEFVDSAALVAGSSPAIILLFRKYIDDDDVRLRESPRRVYMAEPDSESYAVSEDRYACPLIRLAVRGIHTIGELGSVAPFPLAVARRIFNLMRFFNAEPVESDDEDTMMSEEESIWKFWIGYDNRCYLMESAGEILIIMKLKDGMEVYKMDTESYVLEHVDNIGSRAIFLSGYCRCMSVNADKFPSIDANCIYYIKSDDFSRDYIYMYNLKSRREERVSKDISCVSRPCTIIQLLSSLDLP, translated from the coding sequence ATGGAATCTGCAGATTGGTCCTCGCTCCCGGCGGACCTCGTCCGCCGCATCGCCGACGGCTTCCTGGCCACCAGCGACCTCGACTACTACATGGACCTCCGCGCCGTCTGCCATAGCTGGCGCACCGCCACCGACGACCCAAAGGGCACCCCGGACCCTCGCTTCCGCCCCCGCCACTGGGTCAGCATCGACAGCTCCCGCAGCAACACACACCTCCTGGTGAACACTGCAACCGGCCGGTTCCTGCGCAAGGAGCTCCCGGTTCTCCGTGACTACTTTATTGACAGCACCACCCCGGACGGTCTCCTCGTCTTGATGGACGATAAATCCCCTCACAGCTTCAGTGTCCTCAATTCTTTCACAGGCTACTCGCTCCGTTTCGCGGCGCCGCAACCCGACGAGTTCGTGGACTCTGCTGCTCTCGTCGCCGGTTCTTCGCCCGCAATCATCTTGTTATTCAGGAAGTacattgatgatgatgatgtccGGTTACGCGAATCGCCTCGCAGGGTGTACATGGCTGAACCTGATAGTGAATCTTACGCCGTGTCCGAGGACAGGTATGCTTGCCCTTTGATCAGGCTGGCTGTCAGAGGTATCCACACTATCGGCGAGTTGGGATCGGTGGCGCCATTTCCGCTTGCTGTGGCCAGGAGGATCTTTAATCTGATGAGGTTTTTCAATGCTGAGCCTGTTGAGTCGGACGATGAAGATACCATGATGTCTGAAGAAGAATCCATATGGAAGTTTTGGATAGGATATGACAACCGCTGTTACCTAATGGAGTCTGCCGGAGAAATTCTGATCATCATGAAGCTAAAAGATGGCATGGAGGTTTACAAGATGGACACTGAGAGCTATGTACTCGAGCATGTGGACAACATTGGCAGCCGTGCCATCTTCCTCAGTGGTTATTGCAGGTGCATGTCTGTTAATGCTGACAAATTCCCATCCATTGACGCCAACTGCATCTATTACATAAAGAGCGATGATTTTTCTCGTGATTACATCTACATGTACAACCTCAAGTCCCGCAGAGAAGAGCGAGTCTCTAAAGACATATCTTGTGTTTCTCGCCCTTGCACAATTATTCAGCTCCTCTCCAGCCTCGACCTCCCGTAG